From Polaribacter butkevichii, a single genomic window includes:
- a CDS encoding DUF6371 domain-containing protein, with translation MKHNYKYSLDTSSKKFICPNCNKKTFVKFIDNETQQYLNNNDGRCDRESKCGYFKKPTSNCITNINNCITEVIQPSYHNRKVLQEYCNTKQQSNFISYLFKHFEPKAVSQAINLYHIGTTNYWHGATIFWQMDTKNVIRGGKIMQYDCKTGKRVKKPFNHVSWMHKQLKLKNFVLQQCLFGQHLINTISKSDTICIVESEKTAIIMSILITNFLWLATGSKSGFKENMLQPIKEYKIIAYPDKTEYHNWQKTSLLLNKQGYKIECSNLLESIELENGGDLVDFLYNK, from the coding sequence ATGAAGCATAATTACAAATACAGTTTAGATACATCTAGTAAGAAATTTATATGTCCAAATTGCAATAAGAAAACATTTGTGAAATTTATTGACAATGAAACACAACAATACTTAAATAATAATGATGGTAGATGCGATAGAGAAAGTAAATGTGGATATTTTAAAAAGCCTACATCAAATTGTATTACAAATATTAATAACTGTATCACTGAAGTAATACAACCTTCGTATCACAATAGAAAAGTATTGCAAGAATATTGTAATACAAAACAACAAAGTAACTTTATAAGCTATTTGTTTAAACATTTTGAACCTAAAGCTGTATCACAAGCAATAAATTTGTATCACATTGGTACAACAAACTACTGGCATGGCGCAACCATATTTTGGCAAATGGACACAAAAAACGTAATACGAGGTGGTAAAATAATGCAATACGATTGTAAAACAGGAAAAAGAGTAAAAAAACCTTTTAATCATGTTAGTTGGATGCACAAACAACTTAAATTAAAAAACTTTGTATTACAACAATGTTTATTTGGGCAACACCTTATAAACACTATTTCTAAAAGTGATACAATTTGTATTGTAGAATCTGAAAAAACTGCAATAATAATGAGTATTCTGATAACCAATTTTTTATGGCTAGCTACTGGTAGTAAATCTGGTTTTAAAGAAAATATGTTACAACCAATTAAAGAATATAAAATTATTGCTTACCCTGATAAAACTGAGTATCACAATTGGCAAAAAACATCACTCCTTTTAAATAAACAAGGATATAAAATTGAATGTAGTAATTTATTGGAAAGTATTGAATTAGAAAATGGAGGGGATTTGGTTGATTTTTTATATAATAAGTAA
- a CDS encoding DUF493 family protein yields the protein MSDKKEFYAKLKVQLDDTTTFPADYMYKFIVPTDGNQVQEVEDLFNNTGAVINTKKSKTGKYVSVSIVLNIESSDKVISYYLKAESIKGIISL from the coding sequence ATGAGTGATAAAAAAGAGTTTTATGCAAAGTTAAAGGTTCAATTAGATGATACTACTACCTTTCCGGCAGATTATATGTATAAGTTTATTGTACCTACAGATGGTAATCAGGTGCAAGAAGTAGAAGATTTATTTAATAATACTGGCGCTGTTATAAATACAAAAAAATCTAAGACAGGAAAATATGTGAGTGTTTCTATCGTATTAAATATAGAAAGTTCAGATAAAGTAATTTCTTATTATTTAAAAGCAGAAAGCATTAAAGGGATTATATCATTATAA
- a CDS encoding AAA family ATPase: protein MQQKIVLIGGPGTGKTSVINELIKRGYFCMPEISREVTLEAQKKGIDQLFLTEPLLFSKMLLEGREKQYLTASKNNEELVFFDRGIPDVHAYMDYFKTAYPATFFEKSNLYKYTKIFHFSPWEDIHTTDNERYESFEETMEIDRFLMKSYTDLGYTIINIPFGTLKERTDFVINSLACDL from the coding sequence ATGCAGCAAAAAATAGTCTTAATCGGTGGACCAGGAACAGGGAAAACTTCAGTAATAAATGAGTTAATAAAGAGAGGGTATTTTTGTATGCCAGAAATATCTAGAGAAGTTACTTTAGAAGCTCAAAAAAAAGGAATCGATCAATTGTTTTTAACAGAACCGCTATTGTTTAGTAAAATGCTTTTAGAAGGTAGAGAAAAACAATACTTAACAGCTAGTAAAAATAATGAAGAACTTGTTTTTTTTGATAGAGGAATCCCTGATGTTCATGCCTATATGGATTACTTTAAAACAGCATATCCAGCTACTTTTTTCGAAAAAAGTAATCTTTATAAATATACCAAAATTTTTCATTTTTCCCCTTGGGAAGACATTCATACAACAGATAATGAACGTTATGAGTCTTTTGAAGAAACCATGGAAATTGATCGTTTTTTAATGAAATCTTATACAGATTTAGGCTACACCATTATCAACATTCCCTTTGGTACTTTAAAAGAAAGAACCGATTTTGTAATTAATTCGCTTGCTTGCGATTTATGA
- a CDS encoding AAA family ATPase → MIRDKVNLITKDIENNQKKLKNKGFEYGCLIIKEANTWVEEAKNRPIPNMLFSELWYESELCILFADTNLGKSILAVQIADSISKGKAIPGFKLESPPKRVLYLDFELSDKQFENRCSEEYENHYQFNKNFLRAEFHTELELPKEYKNIEEYLCATLSDIITKTKVSVLIVDNLTFLSSENEKAKDALVLMKTLKKISNTNNVSILVLAHTPKRDDSKPISKNDLAGSKMLMNFCDSCFAIGSSSQEASFRYIKQIKQRNTEHLYHSENVIVCSLDKETNFLEFHFEDFDSEKAHLQTSGSLNLEERDEQIKFLVSEGKTNVHIGEMLSLTEGAIRKRRKKLNI, encoded by the coding sequence ATGATAAGAGATAAAGTTAATTTAATAACGAAGGATATAGAAAACAATCAAAAAAAACTTAAAAATAAGGGTTTTGAATATGGTTGTTTAATTATCAAAGAAGCAAATACCTGGGTAGAGGAAGCTAAAAACAGACCCATACCCAACATGCTTTTTAGTGAGCTATGGTATGAAAGTGAGCTTTGTATTTTATTTGCAGATACTAATTTAGGTAAATCTATTTTAGCTGTGCAAATAGCAGACAGTATTAGTAAAGGAAAAGCAATACCTGGGTTCAAACTTGAAAGCCCTCCTAAAAGAGTTCTCTATTTAGACTTTGAATTATCTGATAAACAATTTGAAAATAGGTGTTCTGAAGAATATGAAAACCATTATCAATTTAATAAAAATTTTCTTCGTGCAGAATTTCATACCGAATTAGAGTTACCTAAAGAGTACAAGAATATTGAAGAATATCTTTGCGCAACCTTGTCAGATATTATTACCAAGACAAAAGTATCTGTTTTGATTGTGGATAATCTTACTTTTTTAAGCAGCGAAAATGAAAAAGCAAAAGATGCTTTGGTATTAATGAAAACTCTTAAAAAAATATCTAACACAAATAATGTTTCAATACTTGTATTAGCTCATACCCCTAAAAGAGATGACTCTAAACCCATTAGTAAAAATGATTTAGCAGGAAGTAAAATGCTAATGAATTTTTGTGATAGTTGTTTTGCTATTGGTAGTAGTTCTCAAGAAGCATCGTTTAGATATATCAAACAAATTAAGCAACGTAATACAGAACATTTATATCACTCAGAGAATGTTATTGTTTGCAGTCTTGATAAAGAAACTAATTTTCTAGAATTTCATTTTGAAGATTTTGATTCTGAAAAAGCACATTTACAAACTTCTGGTTCATTGAATTTAGAGGAAAGAGACGAGCAGATAAAATTTTTAGTTTCTGAAGGAAAAACCAATGTTCATATAGGTGAAATGTTAAGCTTAACTGAAGGGGCTATCAGAAAAAGAAGAAAAAAACTAAATATCTAA
- a CDS encoding HU family DNA-binding protein: MNKSDLIDAMAADAGISKVAAKAALESFTDNVTAALKGGDKVALVGFGTFSVSNRAARTGRNPQTGKTIEIAAKNVAKFKAGAGLSDAVN, from the coding sequence ATGAACAAGTCAGATTTAATCGATGCAATGGCTGCTGATGCAGGAATTTCTAAAGTAGCAGCTAAAGCGGCATTAGAATCTTTTACAGATAACGTAACAGCTGCCTTAAAAGGTGGAGATAAAGTTGCTTTAGTAGGATTTGGAACATTCTCTGTATCTAACAGAGCTGCTAGAACTGGTAGAAATCCTCAAACAGGAAAAACAATCGAAATTGCAGCTAAAAACGTAGCAAAATTTAAAGCAGGAGCTGGTTTAAGCGATGCTGTAAACTAA
- a CDS encoding RecQ family ATP-dependent DNA helicase has translation MIPPKEILKEYWGYSTFRSQQEEIITATLAQKDVIALLPTGGGKSICFQVPAMAKEGVCLVISPLIALMQDQVENLTEKGIKATSIKSGATQDEIIMLFDNIKFGGIKFLYISPERLQSFFIQQKIKELNINLIAIDEAHCISEWGHDFRPSYRNIKILRELKPEVPFIALTATANKKVLNDIATNLTLKEHIVFKKSFFRKNLAYQIFTVEDKLQRLLQIFTKTKTPAIVYVNSRKKTEQIAAFLNANNFKSSFYHGGLSSIEKNISFNNWMTEKTPIMVATNAFGMGIDKANVGLVIHLDLPSSIENYVQETGRAGRNSTKSFAVLLFNKSDILLFKDRLEKTLLSITEIKEIHRKLYQYFRIALGEISEETFSFNLLAFCKKYKFSVLKVDTALKTLANNGVIEISNEYNKKSTLLFIVPSKTVLNYLDQNPIIKKFTNSILRTYAGLFEQEVKIDEFFIAKKTSLTTSLVLSNLERLQNDAIIEYKPVKNEAELTFLLPREDDYTINRFSREIKQFIHQKKKKADDLIAFVNNNTICRSIQVLGYFDEIKTEKCGICDVCISNNRKPSKNLSSEIIQLLQKQQALSSLEISGALIANEKDILIHLRQLLTDDVITINHQNKYQLNN, from the coding sequence ATGATTCCGCCTAAAGAAATATTAAAAGAATATTGGGGGTATTCTACATTTAGATCACAGCAAGAAGAAATAATTACTGCTACTCTAGCTCAAAAAGATGTCATTGCATTGTTACCAACAGGTGGCGGTAAATCTATCTGTTTTCAAGTACCTGCAATGGCAAAAGAAGGTGTTTGTTTGGTAATTTCTCCATTAATAGCCTTAATGCAAGATCAAGTAGAAAACTTAACCGAAAAAGGAATTAAAGCAACAAGCATTAAATCTGGTGCTACACAAGATGAAATTATTATGTTATTTGATAACATAAAATTTGGAGGCATTAAATTCTTATATATTTCTCCCGAAAGATTACAATCATTTTTTATTCAACAAAAAATAAAAGAATTAAATATTAATTTAATTGCTATTGATGAAGCACATTGTATTTCTGAATGGGGCCACGACTTTAGACCCTCTTACAGAAATATTAAAATTTTAAGAGAACTAAAACCAGAGGTGCCTTTTATTGCTTTAACCGCAACAGCCAATAAAAAAGTACTTAATGATATTGCTACAAACCTAACTTTAAAAGAACATATTGTTTTTAAAAAATCCTTTTTTAGAAAAAATTTAGCGTATCAAATATTTACGGTTGAAGATAAATTACAGCGTTTACTTCAAATATTTACCAAAACAAAAACACCCGCAATTGTTTATGTCAATTCAAGAAAAAAGACAGAACAAATTGCGGCTTTTCTAAATGCTAATAATTTTAAAAGTTCTTTTTATCACGGCGGATTATCATCCATAGAAAAAAATATTTCTTTTAACAATTGGATGACAGAAAAAACACCTATTATGGTGGCTACAAATGCCTTCGGAATGGGAATTGATAAAGCAAACGTTGGTTTGGTTATCCATTTAGATTTACCTTCTAGCATAGAGAATTACGTGCAAGAAACAGGTAGAGCTGGTAGAAATAGTACAAAATCGTTTGCCGTTTTGTTATTTAATAAAAGTGATATCTTATTATTTAAAGATCGATTAGAAAAAACATTATTAAGCATTACTGAAATTAAAGAAATTCACAGAAAATTATATCAATATTTTAGAATTGCTTTAGGAGAAATAAGCGAAGAAACTTTTTCTTTTAATCTTTTAGCATTCTGTAAAAAATATAAATTTTCGGTTTTAAAGGTAGATACCGCTCTTAAAACATTAGCAAATAACGGAGTTATAGAAATTAGCAATGAGTACAATAAGAAATCTACGTTATTATTTATTGTACCTAGTAAAACTGTTTTAAACTACTTAGATCAAAATCCTATTATCAAAAAATTTACCAATTCAATTTTAAGAACTTATGCGGGTTTGTTTGAGCAAGAAGTTAAGATTGACGAATTTTTTATCGCAAAAAAAACGAGCCTTACAACGAGCCTTGTTTTATCTAATTTAGAACGTTTACAAAATGATGCTATTATTGAATACAAACCTGTAAAAAATGAAGCTGAACTTACTTTTTTACTTCCAAGAGAAGACGATTATACCATCAATCGATTTTCTAGAGAAATAAAGCAATTTATACATCAAAAAAAGAAAAAAGCAGATGATTTAATTGCCTTTGTAAATAACAATACCATTTGTAGAAGTATTCAGGTTTTAGGTTATTTTGATGAAATAAAAACAGAAAAATGTGGTATTTGTGATGTTTGTATTTCTAATAACAGAAAGCCCTCTAAAAATTTATCTTCAGAAATAATTCAACTTTTACAAAAGCAACAAGCTTTATCCTCCTTAGAAATTAGTGGAGCTTTAATAGCGAATGAAAAAGACATTTTAATACATTTGCGACAATTACTAACAGATGATGTAATTACAATAAATCATCAAAACAAATACCAATTAAACAACTAA
- a CDS encoding YqgE/AlgH family protein, with protein sequence MDNLKLNKGKLLIAEPAILNDSSFNRTIVLLTEHTCNNSVGFILNRPLNYTINDLLPEIDCNFPVYQGGPVEQDNLYFVHKIPQLLPDSIEVANGIFWGGSFECLKDLLNNAALNTSDIRFFLGYSGWEKEQLEEEMNQNSWFVEENDSENIFSMDDESLWKNKLLKKGGNYKLWANAPSDFNLN encoded by the coding sequence ATCGATAATTTGAAACTAAATAAAGGTAAATTATTAATTGCAGAACCCGCTATTTTAAATGATAGCTCATTTAATAGAACCATTGTTTTACTCACAGAACACACTTGTAACAACTCTGTTGGTTTTATTTTAAACAGACCCTTAAATTATACGATTAACGATTTATTACCAGAAATAGATTGTAATTTTCCTGTTTATCAAGGCGGACCTGTAGAACAAGATAATTTATATTTTGTACATAAAATTCCACAGCTACTCCCAGATAGTATTGAAGTTGCAAATGGCATTTTTTGGGGTGGCAGTTTTGAATGTTTAAAAGATTTATTAAACAATGCAGCTCTAAACACTTCTGACATTCGTTTTTTCTTAGGCTATTCTGGCTGGGAAAAAGAACAACTAGAAGAAGAAATGAATCAAAATTCTTGGTTTGTAGAAGAAAATGATTCTGAAAATATTTTCTCTATGGATGATGAAAGCCTTTGGAAAAACAAACTATTAAAAAAAGGTGGCAATTACAAACTTTGGGCAAATGCGCCTAGCGATTTTAATTTAAATTAA
- a CDS encoding tyrosine-type recombinase/integrase — protein MKLNYSEPKIFTGGVDIGAWSKLSKKDKKEALSKNWYVYYSFRDPITGKLKRQTNIKAGVNLYKDKRSRIHILTQLKESLEYVLSKGFNPYEDNSSLAEFIENLLSPEKSEIKNTPTQEETPLHLEKKTVQKTPILHPINTSFDLALDTKSKVLSGISYQNFKNRIERFKKWLNKEGHDLKEDISIINKKLVIQYLNTVLQATSPRNRNNTRIDISSLFQTLEDNEIIENNFVKKINVLKSVPERNKTYTTTEQKDIFKYLEKHDAVLYLFVQFISYNFLRPVEVCRLKIGDIDLIDKKIYVRAKNKPVKIKIIPDILIKQLPDLSKLNKNDFLFTPNEIGGEWESKENNKRDYFTKQFKKVKDHFGLGKDYGLYSFRHTFITKLYKEMAKTATPFEVKSKLKLITGHATMDALELYLRDIDAVLPEDYSKLLK, from the coding sequence ATGAAATTGAATTATTCAGAGCCAAAAATATTCACTGGAGGAGTTGATATTGGAGCTTGGTCTAAACTCTCAAAAAAAGATAAAAAAGAAGCATTATCCAAAAATTGGTATGTCTATTATTCATTTAGAGATCCAATTACAGGAAAACTAAAAAGGCAGACCAATATAAAAGCAGGAGTCAATCTTTATAAAGATAAAAGAAGTAGGATACACATATTAACTCAATTAAAAGAAAGTTTAGAATATGTTTTATCAAAAGGCTTCAATCCTTATGAAGACAATAGTTCTTTAGCTGAATTTATCGAAAATCTTCTTTCTCCTGAAAAAAGCGAAATCAAGAATACACCAACACAAGAGGAAACTCCATTGCATCTTGAAAAAAAGACTGTACAGAAAACACCAATCCTCCACCCTATTAATACCTCTTTTGACCTAGCATTAGACACCAAATCTAAAGTTCTAAGTGGAATTTCTTATCAAAATTTTAAAAATAGAATTGAACGATTTAAAAAATGGCTCAATAAAGAAGGCCATGACCTTAAAGAAGACATTTCAATTATAAATAAGAAACTTGTAATACAATATTTAAACACTGTATTACAAGCTACAAGTCCTAGAAATAGAAATAATACACGGATTGACATCAGCTCATTGTTTCAAACTCTTGAAGACAATGAAATCATTGAAAATAATTTTGTTAAGAAAATTAATGTTTTAAAATCTGTACCAGAAAGAAATAAAACCTATACTACAACTGAGCAGAAAGATATTTTTAAATATTTAGAAAAACATGATGCAGTATTATATCTTTTTGTTCAATTTATATCTTATAATTTTCTTAGACCTGTTGAAGTTTGTCGACTAAAAATTGGAGACATCGATTTAATAGATAAAAAGATTTATGTGAGAGCCAAAAACAAGCCTGTAAAAATTAAAATCATTCCTGATATATTAATTAAGCAATTACCAGATCTATCTAAATTAAATAAAAACGATTTTTTATTTACTCCCAATGAAATTGGAGGCGAATGGGAATCAAAAGAAAACAATAAAAGAGATTATTTTACCAAACAGTTTAAAAAAGTAAAAGACCATTTTGGTTTAGGTAAAGATTATGGTTTATACAGTTTTAGACATACCTTTATAACGAAGTTGTATAAAGAAATGGCTAAAACAGCAACTCCTTTTGAAGTGAAAAGTAAATTAAAATTAATTACAGGTCATGCAACAATGGATGCACTAGAATTATACCTTAGGGATATTGATGCTGTATTACCTGAAGATTATTCAAAATTATTAAAGTAA
- a CDS encoding START-like domain-containing protein produces MDKIKFELEISIHASPHMLYQYISSPSNLQEWFADKVNSRGKEYSFTWEGEEEIAELITKKTDDRIRFKWLESEGDDSYFEIKIQVDALTKDVSLVITDFADDEDDVEEAKQLWENQIDELRHTIGA; encoded by the coding sequence ATGGATAAAATAAAATTCGAACTAGAAATATCAATTCACGCATCTCCACACATGTTATATCAATACATCTCATCACCATCTAATTTACAAGAATGGTTTGCAGATAAAGTGAATTCTAGAGGGAAAGAGTATAGTTTTACCTGGGAAGGAGAAGAAGAAATTGCAGAATTGATCACTAAAAAAACAGATGATAGAATTCGTTTTAAATGGTTAGAGAGCGAAGGAGATGATAGCTACTTTGAAATTAAAATTCAAGTAGATGCATTAACTAAAGACGTCTCTCTAGTTATTACAGATTTTGCTGATGACGAAGATGATGTTGAAGAAGCAAAACAATTATGGGAAAATCAAATAGATGAATTAAGACATACCATTGGGGCTTAA
- a CDS encoding aminotransferase class IV, translated as MINFNGQLLKSEDVKLSSENRAFKYGDAIFETVKVMHKKVVFWEDHYFRLMASMRMLRMKIPLEFTLEFLEQEILKTVATLDDANTCRVRLNIFRKDGGLYTPKTNKIDYTIEASESSYQTKEKYSLDVYKDFYNFSGLLSTIKTNNRMLNTLASIFADENDVDNCILLNEKKGVVEVTNGNIFIVKGNVIKTPALTEGCIKGITRNKVIEIISKNKDFTLEETSISPFEIQKADEVFITNAIIGVQPVTSYKKKTFITELGSKIAGNLKVLQITGV; from the coding sequence ATGATCAATTTTAATGGACAATTATTAAAATCAGAAGATGTAAAATTGTCTTCAGAAAATAGAGCTTTTAAATATGGTGACGCCATTTTTGAAACCGTAAAAGTAATGCATAAAAAAGTTGTTTTTTGGGAAGATCATTATTTTAGATTAATGGCTTCTATGAGAATGTTACGCATGAAAATTCCATTAGAATTTACCTTAGAATTTTTAGAGCAAGAAATTTTAAAAACCGTTGCTACTCTTGATGATGCAAATACGTGCAGAGTTCGTTTAAACATTTTTAGAAAAGATGGTGGTCTTTATACACCTAAAACAAATAAAATCGATTACACCATAGAGGCTAGTGAGAGTTCTTATCAAACTAAAGAAAAGTATTCATTAGATGTATATAAAGATTTTTACAACTTTTCTGGACTTTTGTCTACCATAAAAACCAATAACAGAATGCTAAACACATTGGCGAGTATTTTTGCTGATGAAAATGATGTAGACAACTGTATTTTATTAAATGAAAAAAAGGGAGTAGTAGAAGTAACCAACGGAAACATTTTTATAGTTAAAGGAAATGTTATAAAAACACCTGCTTTAACAGAAGGATGTATTAAGGGGATTACTCGTAATAAGGTGATTGAAATTATATCTAAAAACAAAGATTTTACGTTAGAAGAGACTTCAATATCTCCTTTCGAAATTCAAAAAGCTGATGAAGTATTTATAACAAATGCAATTATTGGGGTACAACCAGTTACAAGTTATAAGAAAAAAACGTTTATAACAGAGCTTGGGTCTAAAATAGCAGGTAATTTAAAAGTATTGCAAATTACGGGTGTTTAA
- the fmt gene encoding methionyl-tRNA formyltransferase: MKDTRIVFMGTPDFAVTILKHLVEKNYNVVGVITAADKPAGRGRKLNESAVKKYATSVNLPILQPTNLKNEDFLTTLKELKADLQIVVAFRMLPKVVWQMPKYGTFNLHASLLPEYRGAAPIHWAIINGETKTGVTTFFIDDKIDTGEIILQEEIPVLDTETVGTLHDKLMFLGANLVAKTIDLIATEKVTTTKQPDLEEKSASKLNPENCRIDWTDSLDNIYNKIRGLNPFPAAWTIIKNGEEEIATKIYAIQKSEEETPHNFAIGKIIATKKELKVAVNGGFIIINEIKLSGKKKMDAKSLLNGYTFLSEANVF, from the coding sequence ATGAAAGACACGCGTATTGTTTTTATGGGAACTCCAGATTTTGCTGTTACCATTTTAAAGCATTTGGTAGAAAAAAACTATAATGTTGTTGGTGTTATTACAGCAGCAGATAAACCCGCAGGAAGAGGACGTAAGTTAAATGAATCTGCCGTAAAAAAATATGCAACTTCGGTAAATTTGCCAATTTTACAACCTACCAATTTAAAAAACGAAGACTTTTTAACCACTTTAAAAGAGTTAAAAGCAGATTTACAAATTGTAGTGGCTTTTAGAATGTTACCTAAAGTTGTTTGGCAAATGCCAAAATATGGTACTTTTAATCTACACGCTTCTTTATTACCTGAGTATAGAGGAGCAGCACCCATACATTGGGCCATTATTAACGGAGAAACCAAAACAGGCGTTACTACCTTTTTTATTGATGATAAAATTGATACCGGAGAAATTATCTTACAAGAAGAAATACCTGTTTTAGATACAGAAACCGTTGGTACACTTCATGACAAGCTTATGTTTTTAGGCGCCAATTTAGTTGCAAAAACAATAGACTTAATAGCTACTGAAAAAGTAACGACAACAAAACAACCCGATTTAGAAGAAAAATCTGCTTCTAAATTAAATCCAGAAAATTGTAGAATAGATTGGACCGACTCTTTAGATAATATTTACAATAAAATTAGAGGCTTAAACCCTTTTCCGGCAGCTTGGACTATTATAAAAAATGGAGAAGAAGAAATAGCAACCAAAATTTATGCAATTCAAAAATCAGAAGAAGAAACACCGCATAACTTTGCGATCGGTAAAATTATAGCCACTAAAAAAGAATTGAAAGTGGCTGTTAATGGCGGTTTCATTATAATTAATGAAATAAAACTATCTGGAAAGAAAAAAATGGATGCAAAAAGTTTATTAAATGGCTATACATTTTTATCAGAAGCCAATGTCTTCTAA